One stretch of Pseudomonas sp. NC02 DNA includes these proteins:
- the fleN gene encoding flagellar synthesis regulator FleN: protein MGSMHPVQVIAVTGGKGGVGKTNVSVNLSLALAELGRRVMLLDADLGLANVDVLLGLTPKHTLADVIEGRCELRDVLLQGPGGIRIVPAASGTQSMVHLSPAQHAGLIQAFSDIGDNLDVLVIDTAAGIGESVVSFVRAAQEVLLVVCDEPTSITDAYALIKLLNRDYGMNRFRVLANMAQSPQEGRNLFAKLTKVTDRFLDVALQYVGAVPYDECVRKAVQKQRAVYEAFPRSKCALAFKAIAQKVDTWPLPANPRGHLEFFVERLVHQTSAGPVL, encoded by the coding sequence ATGGGCAGCATGCATCCCGTACAGGTGATCGCGGTGACCGGCGGCAAAGGTGGCGTCGGAAAAACTAACGTGTCAGTGAATTTGTCCCTGGCCCTGGCAGAGCTTGGCCGTCGCGTCATGCTGCTGGATGCTGACCTGGGGCTGGCGAACGTCGACGTTCTGCTGGGACTGACGCCCAAACATACCCTGGCCGATGTCATCGAAGGCCGCTGTGAGCTGCGCGACGTACTGTTGCAAGGCCCCGGCGGGATTCGCATCGTGCCGGCCGCTTCCGGCACCCAGAGCATGGTGCACCTGAGCCCGGCGCAACATGCCGGCCTGATTCAGGCGTTCAGCGACATTGGCGACAACCTCGACGTACTGGTGATCGACACCGCCGCCGGGATCGGCGAGTCGGTGGTCAGTTTCGTGCGCGCAGCCCAGGAAGTGTTGCTGGTGGTGTGCGACGAACCCACCTCGATCACCGACGCCTACGCCCTGATCAAACTGCTCAACCGCGACTACGGCATGAACCGCTTCCGCGTGCTGGCCAACATGGCCCAAAGCCCGCAGGAAGGGCGGAATCTGTTCGCCAAGTTGACCAAGGTCACGGATCGCTTCCTCGATGTCGCCTTACAATACGTTGGCGCAGTTCCTTACGACGAGTGTGTGCGCAAGGCCGTGCAAAAGCAGCGTGCGGTCTATGAAGCGTTCCCTCGTTCGAAGTGCGCATTGGCGTTCAAGGCTATTGCCCAGAAGGTCGATACCTGGCCGTTGCCCGCCAATCCCCGGGGGCATCTGGAGTTTTTCGTCGAGCGATTGGTGCATCAGACGAGCGCAGGACCGGTGCTATGA
- the fliA gene encoding RNA polymerase sigma factor FliA: MTASGYNLYKKSARDSQVELIERYAPLVKRIAYHLLARLPASVQVEDLIQAGMIGLLEVSTKYDASKGASFETYAGIRIRGAMLDEVRKGDWAPRSVHRNTRMVSDAIRSIEAKTGRDAKDHEVAAELQLSLDDYYGILNDTLGSRLFSFDDLLQDGEHEGLHEDGASAHLEPSRDLEDERFQSALADAIANLPERERLVLALYYDEELNLKEIGEVLGVSESRVSQLHSQCAARLRGRLGEWRAR; encoded by the coding sequence ATGACAGCCAGCGGCTACAACCTTTACAAGAAGTCGGCACGTGACAGTCAAGTCGAATTGATCGAGCGCTATGCGCCCCTGGTCAAGCGCATTGCCTATCACCTGCTGGCGCGCTTGCCTGCCAGCGTGCAGGTCGAGGACTTGATCCAGGCCGGGATGATCGGCCTGCTTGAAGTGTCGACCAAGTACGACGCGAGCAAGGGCGCGAGTTTCGAGACATACGCGGGTATCCGTATCCGTGGGGCCATGCTCGATGAAGTGCGTAAAGGTGATTGGGCGCCGCGATCAGTGCACCGCAATACGCGGATGGTGAGTGACGCAATTCGCTCAATTGAAGCAAAAACCGGTCGCGACGCTAAAGATCATGAAGTTGCGGCCGAACTCCAATTGAGTCTCGACGATTACTACGGGATTTTGAACGATACCTTGGGCAGCCGGCTGTTCAGTTTCGACGACCTTTTACAGGACGGCGAACATGAAGGGCTGCACGAGGACGGCGCGAGTGCCCATCTCGAACCGTCACGGGACCTGGAAGATGAACGCTTCCAGAGCGCGCTGGCGGACGCGATAGCCAATTTGCCGGAGCGTGAGCGACTGGTGTTGGCGCTGTACTACGACGAAGAGCTGAACCTCAAGGAAATCGGTGAGGTCCTGGGAGTCAGCGAATCGCGGGTCAGCCAGTTACACAGCCAGTGCGCGGCCCGCTTGCGGGGGCGTTTGGGAGAGTGGCGAGCGCGCTGA
- a CDS encoding protein phosphatase CheZ gives MEHKESSQADFESTLKKHAHQLVESLERGQFGDAVQLIHELNQTRDRGLYQEVGKLTRELHSAIVNFQIDPHMPQAEEISQITDATERLSYVVRLTEAAANRTMDLVENATPLVNGMASEAKALSTDWGRFMRREVGAEEFRELARRVEGFLSRSEQENRTVSSNLNDILLAQDYQDLTGQVIKRVTQLVTEVESNLLKLVLMAGQVDRFAGIEHDRAAILSEKDPQKHLAKGEGPQIHADKREDVVSGQDDVDDLLSSLGF, from the coding sequence ATGGAGCATAAAGAATCATCGCAGGCCGACTTTGAGTCGACCCTGAAAAAACATGCTCATCAACTCGTCGAAAGCCTTGAAAGAGGCCAGTTCGGCGACGCGGTGCAGTTAATCCATGAGCTCAACCAGACCCGTGACCGCGGCCTGTACCAGGAAGTGGGCAAGCTCACCCGTGAGTTGCACAGTGCGATAGTCAATTTTCAGATTGACCCGCACATGCCCCAGGCCGAGGAAATCTCGCAGATCACGGATGCCACCGAACGCCTGTCCTACGTGGTCAGGCTGACTGAGGCGGCGGCCAACCGCACCATGGACCTGGTGGAAAACGCCACGCCTCTGGTCAACGGTATGGCCAGTGAAGCCAAGGCCCTGAGCACTGACTGGGGCCGGTTCATGCGTCGGGAAGTGGGCGCTGAGGAGTTTCGTGAGCTGGCGCGTCGGGTCGAGGGCTTTTTGTCCCGCAGCGAGCAGGAAAACCGCACGGTTTCCAGCAACCTCAATGACATTCTGCTGGCCCAGGATTACCAGGACCTCACCGGTCAGGTGATCAAGCGTGTGACCCAACTGGTCACCGAAGTGGAAAGCAACCTGCTCAAACTGGTGTTGATGGCGGGCCAGGTCGACCGGTTTGCCGGCATCGAACATGACCGCGCAGCGATCCTTTCTGAAAAAGATCCACAAAAACACCTCGCCAAGGGTGAAGGTCCGCAGATTCATGCCGATAAACGTGAAGACGTTGTATCCGGGCAAGACGACGTAGACGATTTGCTGTCCAGTTTAGGCTTCTAA
- the flhF gene encoding flagellar biosynthesis protein FlhF: MQVKRFFAADMRQAMKLVRDELGADAAIIGNRRIAGGVELTAALDYKPSALAPRVPNMELEDELRKTASRIVSAQAELSMRGDSDASTNRQLFAGLPLTASEPLVEPTFVEPPRPAAPAPAPAVDQRVFDSMRFELNGLRELLEVQLGSLAWNQLQGSQPQQANLWRRLQRIGLSGPLSRDLLQLTTQIEEPRQAWRMLLAHLARMIVTPEIEPLEEGGVIAMVGPAGMGKTTTLAKLAARYVLKYGAQNIALVSMDSYRIGAQEQLKTLGRILNVPVTHVDPGQSLANALDPLLRKRVVLIDTAGLQASDPALRMQLESLAGRGIKSRNYLVLATTSQKQVLTAAYHSYKRCGLAGCILTKLDETASLGEVLSLAISHELPVAYLTDGPRIPDDLHLPRRHQLVSRAVSVQMQEEPSEEAMADMFADLYHSPNKRVG, translated from the coding sequence ATGCAAGTGAAGCGTTTTTTCGCCGCCGATATGCGTCAGGCCATGAAACTGGTACGTGATGAGTTGGGCGCCGACGCTGCGATTATCGGTAACCGTCGTATTGCCGGCGGTGTGGAGCTGACGGCTGCCCTGGATTACAAACCCTCGGCCCTGGCGCCGCGCGTGCCGAACATGGAACTGGAAGACGAGCTGCGCAAGACCGCTTCGCGCATTGTCTCGGCCCAGGCTGAACTGAGCATGCGTGGCGACAGCGACGCCTCCACCAATCGCCAGCTGTTCGCCGGGCTGCCGTTGACCGCGTCCGAGCCGCTGGTAGAGCCGACTTTTGTTGAACCACCGCGTCCTGCTGCGCCAGCCCCGGCGCCGGCGGTAGACCAGCGGGTGTTCGACTCGATGCGTTTCGAACTCAACGGCCTGCGTGAACTGCTGGAAGTGCAGCTGGGTTCGCTGGCCTGGAACCAGTTGCAGGGCAGCCAGCCACAACAGGCCAACCTGTGGCGTCGCCTGCAACGCATTGGCCTTTCCGGCCCGTTGTCCCGCGACCTGCTGCAACTGACCACCCAAATTGAAGAACCTCGCCAGGCCTGGCGCATGCTCCTGGCCCACCTGGCGCGGATGATCGTCACCCCGGAAATCGAACCCCTGGAAGAAGGCGGTGTGATTGCCATGGTCGGCCCGGCCGGCATGGGCAAGACCACCACCCTGGCCAAGCTGGCCGCACGTTACGTGCTCAAGTACGGCGCCCAGAACATCGCGCTGGTGAGCATGGACAGCTACCGCATCGGCGCCCAGGAACAACTCAAGACCCTGGGCCGCATCCTCAATGTGCCGGTGACCCACGTCGACCCGGGCCAGTCCCTGGCCAACGCCCTCGACCCATTGCTGCGCAAGCGCGTGGTGCTGATCGACACCGCCGGCCTGCAAGCCAGCGACCCGGCCCTGCGCATGCAGCTGGAAAGCCTGGCCGGGCGCGGGATCAAATCCAGAAACTATTTGGTGCTTGCCACTACCAGCCAGAAGCAGGTATTGACCGCCGCCTACCACAGCTACAAGCGCTGCGGGCTGGCGGGTTGCATCCTGACTAAACTGGATGAGACGGCAAGCCTGGGCGAAGTATTGAGCCTGGCAATCAGTCATGAATTACCGGTCGCCTACCTGACCGACGGGCCGCGGATCCCGGATGATCTGCATCTGCCGCGCCGTCATCAGTTGGTCAGCCGGGCTGTCAGCGTGCAAATGCAGGAAGAACCCAGTGAGGAAGCTATGGCTGACATGTTTGCTGACCTCTACCACAGCCCGAACAAGCGAGTTGGCTGA
- a CDS encoding chemotaxis response regulator CheY has product MKILIVDDFSTMRRIIKNLLRDLGFTNTVEADDGITAIPILNSGSIDFLVTDWNMPGMTGIDLLRHVRADEKLRSLPVLMVTAEAKREQIIEAAQAGVNGYVVKPFTALALKEKIEKIFERIGH; this is encoded by the coding sequence ATGAAAATCCTCATCGTTGATGACTTCTCAACGATGCGGCGGATCATAAAAAACCTGTTGCGTGACCTTGGGTTCACTAACACGGTCGAGGCGGATGACGGTATTACGGCGATTCCGATCCTCAACAGCGGGAGCATCGACTTTCTGGTAACGGACTGGAACATGCCGGGCATGACCGGTATCGATCTGCTGCGCCACGTGCGCGCTGATGAAAAACTGCGCAGCCTGCCTGTGCTGATGGTGACCGCTGAAGCCAAGCGTGAACAGATCATCGAAGCCGCCCAGGCCGGGGTCAACGGCTACGTGGTCAAGCCATTCACTGCACTGGCCTTGAAAGAGAAGATCGAAAAGATCTTCGAACGCATCGGTCATTGA